CTACTCGGCCGCCGCGGTCGCGGCAATCTCGTCGCGCGCGGCCGTGAACGCCTCGACGCACCGACGGATCTCGTCCTCGGAGTGCGCCGCCGAGAGCTGCACGCGGATGCGCGCCGCCCCACGCGGCACCACCGGGAAGCTGAACGCCGTGACGAACACCCCCCGCTCCTGCAACGCCGCGGCGATGCGCGCCGTGAGCGCGGCGTCGCCGAACATGACCGGCACGATGGGGTGCTCGCCGGGCAGCAGGTCGAAGCCCGCGGCATCCATCAGCGACCGGAAGAGGGCCGCGTTCGACTTCAGCGTCTCGCGGAGCGAGCCCGACGACTCGAGCAGCTCGAGCGCGCGGATCGTGCCCGCGACGATCGCCGGGGCGAGCGTGTTGGAGAAGAGGTACGGACGCGCCCGCTGCCGCAGCAGCGCCACGATCTCGGCACGGGCCGCGACGTAGCCGCCGGATGCCCCGCCGAGCGCCTTGCCGAACGTGCCGGTCGTGATGTCGACGCGCCCCTCGACCCCGCAGTACTCGGGCGTGCCGCGGCCGTTCGAGCCGACGAAGCCGACGGCGTGCGAGTCGTCGACGAAGACCAGCGCGTCGTATCGATCGGCGAGGTCGCAGATCTCCTGCAGCGGCGCGATGTAGCCGTCCATCGAGAAGACGCCGTCGGTCACGATCACCCGGCGACGGGCTCCGGATGCCGCGACGAGCTGCGCCTCGAGGTCGGCCATGTCGCGGTTCTTGTAGCGGTACCGCGCCGCCTTCGAGAGCCGGATGCCGTCGATGATCGACGCGTGGTTGAGCTCGTCGGAGATGATCGCGTCATCGGGCCCGAAGAGCACCTCGAAGACGCCGCCGTTCGCGTCGAAGCACGACGAGAACAAGATGGTGTCGTCGTAGCCCAGGAAGGAGGACACCCGGCGCTCGAGCTCGAGGTGCAGCTCCTGGGTGCCGCAGATGAATCGCACGCTCGCGAGGCCGTAGCCCCACTCGTCGAGGCCGGCGTGCGCGGCCTCGACGATGCGGGGGTCGTCGGCGAGGCCGAGGTAGTTGTTGGCGCAGAAGTTCAGCACCTGGCGCCCGGCCACCTCGATCTCGGACGACTGCGGACCGCGGATGCCCCGTTCACGCTTGGTGAGGCCGGCAGCCTCGATCTCGTCGAGCTCAGCGCGCAGCTGGTCGCGAACCGTTCCGTACATCAGAGTTCCGTCCAATCGAGGATGACCTTGCCGACGCCGCCGGATGCCGCCGCGTCGAACGCGGCACGCCACTCGCGTGCCGGGTAGCGGTCGCTGATGATCGACGCGACCCGGGAGCGCAGCTCGCCGCTGGTCTGCAGCATCGCGCTCATGGAGTTCCAGGTCTCGAACATCTCGCGGCCGTAGATGCCCTTGAGGGTGAGCATGTGCGTCACGACCTTGCCCCAGTCGATGGCGTACGGCTCGGACGGCAGGCCGAGCAGGGCGATGCGCCCGCCGTGGTTCATGTTCTCGATCATCTCGGGCAGCGCCTTCGCCGATCCCGACATCTCGAAGCCCACGTCGAAGCCCTCGCGCATGCCGAGGCGCTGCTGCACGTCGCGGACGCGCTCGCGCGACACGTCGACCGCGGCATCCGCCCCCATCTGCATGGCGAGCTGGAGGCGCGCGGGCGAGACATCCGACGCGACGATGTAGCGGGCGCCCACGTGGCGGGCG
This DNA window, taken from Agromyces sp. 3263, encodes the following:
- a CDS encoding glycine C-acetyltransferase; the protein is MYGTVRDQLRAELDEIEAAGLTKRERGIRGPQSSEIEVAGRQVLNFCANNYLGLADDPRIVEAAHAGLDEWGYGLASVRFICGTQELHLELERRVSSFLGYDDTILFSSCFDANGGVFEVLFGPDDAIISDELNHASIIDGIRLSKAARYRYKNRDMADLEAQLVAASGARRRVIVTDGVFSMDGYIAPLQEICDLADRYDALVFVDDSHAVGFVGSNGRGTPEYCGVEGRVDITTGTFGKALGGASGGYVAARAEIVALLRQRARPYLFSNTLAPAIVAGTIRALELLESSGSLRETLKSNAALFRSLMDAAGFDLLPGEHPIVPVMFGDAALTARIAAALQERGVFVTAFSFPVVPRGAARIRVQLSAAHSEDEIRRCVEAFTAARDEIAATAAAE